One Nitrobacter hamburgensis X14 DNA window includes the following coding sequences:
- a CDS encoding CBASS oligonucleotide cyclase: MGRQHVGHSEIATFAQDKVNLPKVKADEYRAQARRLREKLEGYLGEHPDFTLKKMMLSGSLAKGTALRSLNDIDVACYVSGADAPKDVRALLDYLAERLRNAFPNFSPDQVQPQTYSVTVSFRGTGLDVDVVPILYDGDPQWYGNLISQDDGSFLKTSIPLHLDFAAKRKRAQEKHFAQVVRLAKFWARRMKQERDGFRFKSFMIEMILAKLCDDGLDFSDYPEALQHFFTYIARTDFRQRIVFGDYYAVSSVGTFSDTVQIIDPVNAVNNVARLYTMANADAIVDAAIDAGDAVDAALAAPNKQLTVAYWQKVFGSSFQA, translated from the coding sequence ATGGGACGGCAGCACGTCGGCCATAGCGAGATCGCCACCTTCGCGCAGGACAAAGTGAACCTGCCGAAGGTCAAGGCGGATGAGTATCGGGCGCAGGCCCGCCGGCTTCGTGAGAAGCTGGAAGGTTATCTGGGTGAACATCCGGATTTCACGCTCAAGAAGATGATGCTCTCGGGCAGCCTGGCGAAGGGCACCGCGCTGCGTTCCCTCAACGACATCGACGTCGCCTGCTACGTCAGCGGCGCAGACGCACCTAAGGATGTGCGGGCGCTGCTCGATTATCTGGCCGAGCGGCTTCGCAACGCCTTCCCTAACTTCAGCCCCGACCAGGTGCAGCCGCAGACCTATTCCGTCACGGTCTCCTTCCGCGGGACCGGGCTCGACGTGGACGTGGTACCGATCCTCTATGACGGCGACCCGCAATGGTACGGGAACCTTATCAGCCAGGATGATGGCTCGTTCTTGAAAACGAGCATTCCGCTCCATCTGGACTTCGCCGCCAAGCGCAAGCGCGCCCAAGAGAAGCATTTCGCGCAGGTGGTTCGGCTCGCGAAGTTTTGGGCCCGACGCATGAAGCAGGAGCGCGATGGCTTCCGCTTCAAATCTTTTATGATCGAGATGATTCTCGCCAAGCTCTGTGACGACGGTCTGGATTTCTCCGACTACCCGGAGGCGCTCCAGCACTTCTTCACCTACATCGCTCGGACCGATTTCCGGCAGCGCATCGTGTTCGGTGACTATTACGCCGTTTCGTCGGTGGGCACGTTTTCCGACACGGTGCAGATCATCGATCCGGTGAACGCCGTTAACAACGTGGCGCGCCTCTACACCATGGCGAACGCAGACGCGATCGTCGATGCCGCTATCGATGCCGGAGACGCGGTCGACGCGGCGCTCGCCGCTCCCAACAAGCAACTGACCGTCGCCTATTGGCAGAAGGTCTTTGGCTCCTCCTTCCAGGCGTGA
- a CDS encoding AAA family ATPase, which translates to MNTKPTLDELFERRITYPDFEPQSRLARLVGLDDQKSRLAKILGLLVNPSGLAEWAQRHHPGTQALLDAVLRRPPLVVLAGDVGSGKTELAETIGDAVARQEKIDITLLPLSLSTRGQGRVGEMTQLLSAAFDYTVAEASRLKSASGKARGAVILLVDEADALAQSRETAQMHHEDRAGVNAFIRGIDRIANAKLPAAVLMCTNRLSALDPAVRRRAADVLSFARPGDEQRRFVLSSRLEPIGLGRHHIDALVIATGPQRSARDYGFTFSDLTQRLLPSIVLDAYPSRPVNGARAVEIAKAMTPTPPFRDGEPVA; encoded by the coding sequence ATGAACACCAAGCCCACTTTGGATGAGCTCTTCGAACGGCGCATCACCTATCCCGATTTCGAACCGCAATCGCGGCTCGCAAGGCTGGTCGGTCTTGACGATCAGAAGAGTCGCCTCGCCAAAATCCTTGGCCTTCTCGTCAACCCCAGTGGGCTGGCGGAGTGGGCGCAGCGGCATCATCCTGGCACCCAGGCGCTCCTTGATGCAGTTCTGCGGCGTCCGCCCCTGGTGGTGCTCGCCGGCGATGTCGGATCGGGCAAGACCGAACTCGCCGAGACGATCGGCGATGCGGTCGCGCGGCAGGAGAAGATTGACATTACCCTTCTGCCGCTGAGTCTCTCGACCCGCGGTCAAGGCCGCGTCGGCGAGATGACGCAACTCCTCTCAGCCGCGTTCGACTACACGGTGGCCGAAGCGTCCCGGCTGAAGTCCGCCTCCGGCAAGGCGCGTGGAGCAGTCATCCTTCTCGTGGATGAGGCCGACGCGCTTGCCCAGTCACGCGAGACGGCGCAGATGCACCACGAAGACAGGGCCGGCGTGAATGCGTTCATCCGCGGCATTGACCGCATCGCCAACGCCAAACTTCCCGCAGCAGTTCTGATGTGCACGAACCGCCTGAGCGCACTCGACCCCGCGGTGCGGCGGCGCGCGGCCGATGTGCTTAGTTTCGCCCGTCCCGGTGACGAGCAGCGACGTTTTGTCCTATCGAGCCGTCTCGAACCTATCGGCCTCGGCCGTCACCATATCGACGCTCTCGTCATTGCCACCGGGCCGCAGCGCAGTGCTCGGGATTACGGCTTCACCTTCTCGGATCTGACCCAACGGCTTCTGCCATCGATCGTCCTCGACGCCTATCCTTCGCGGCCGGTTAATGGTGCGCGCGCGGTGGAGATCGCCAAAGCCATGACGCCGACACCTCCCTTCCGAGACGGCGAGCCAGTGGCGTGA
- a CDS encoding helix-turn-helix domain-containing protein produces the protein MRIERSKQWWLDRARLEGADVIGAGLAARDPVLDDRPIAGVSAPREEARIAFGRFINLMRRQRGFSMERLAEEAELDASELLVIEGDVHYIPEPRTVYRLAQTFNVSQQRLMQLAGLSAANDSGLSQEAVRFAARSESVQKLSREENAALDAFVAVLSRQDVKQSK, from the coding sequence ATGAGAATCGAGCGAAGCAAGCAATGGTGGCTTGACCGCGCCCGGCTTGAAGGCGCCGACGTGATCGGCGCCGGTCTTGCTGCGCGCGATCCTGTTCTGGACGATCGGCCTATCGCTGGCGTGTCGGCTCCGCGCGAGGAGGCTCGCATCGCCTTCGGACGATTCATCAATCTGATGCGCCGTCAGCGCGGGTTCTCAATGGAGCGCCTAGCCGAAGAGGCTGAGCTCGATGCGAGCGAACTGCTCGTGATCGAAGGCGACGTCCATTACATTCCCGAGCCGCGCACCGTTTATCGGTTGGCGCAAACTTTCAATGTATCGCAGCAGCGGTTGATGCAGCTCGCCGGCCTCTCGGCCGCAAATGACAGCGGCCTAAGCCAAGAGGCAGTCAGGTTCGCCGCGCGATCGGAATCAGTACAGAAGTTGAGCCGGGAAGAGAATGCGGCGCTCGATGCCTTCGTTGCCGTGCTGAGCCGACAGGATGTAAAGCAGAGCAAGTGA
- a CDS encoding ribbon-helix-helix protein, CopG family, whose translation MTAKKTMTLNLTDAEMRVLDELSARKDLTKTAVIRQALRLYQTVEARLERGEKFLFENDTTKEKAELMLL comes from the coding sequence ATGACAGCGAAGAAGACGATGACGCTGAACCTCACCGACGCCGAGATGCGCGTGCTGGACGAATTGTCGGCGCGCAAGGATCTCACCAAGACGGCGGTGATCCGCCAGGCTCTGCGCCTCTATCAGACCGTCGAGGCAAGGCTCGAACGAGGAGAGAAATTCCTTTTCGAGAATGACACGACGAAGGAGAAGGCGGAACTGATGCTCCTGTGA
- a CDS encoding GNAT family N-acetyltransferase, with protein MRDAIEEAQLGDWQTQWQPALIKVLQELRRKGVPMAQWPQSWHWDWREKTARVQGFLAFPGFCIVCGGVTQGLMLLDLRKVAREPSQTGKPLVYVDYLEVAPWNRPDLEQRPQLKGVGMALLTAAIALSEQEGYRGRIGLHSLPQSEAFYRDRCRMSDLGPDGAYQNLRYFEMTAERARSFLGEE; from the coding sequence TTGCGCGATGCCATCGAGGAAGCTCAACTCGGCGACTGGCAAACGCAGTGGCAACCGGCGCTTATCAAGGTACTCCAGGAGTTGCGACGCAAAGGCGTCCCTATGGCTCAATGGCCGCAAAGCTGGCATTGGGATTGGCGAGAAAAGACGGCGCGCGTTCAAGGTTTCCTGGCGTTCCCTGGGTTTTGCATCGTCTGCGGTGGAGTGACCCAAGGCTTAATGTTGCTCGATCTGCGAAAAGTAGCCCGAGAGCCGTCGCAGACTGGCAAGCCTCTAGTCTACGTCGACTATCTCGAGGTCGCGCCCTGGAACCGTCCCGACCTCGAGCAGCGTCCGCAATTAAAAGGCGTCGGCATGGCTCTGCTCACGGCCGCCATCGCGCTTAGTGAGCAGGAGGGGTATCGTGGTCGGATCGGTCTCCATTCGCTGCCGCAATCTGAAGCCTTCTATCGTGACCGGTGTCGTATGTCGGACCTCGGTCCCGACGGTGCCTATCAGAACCTGAGATATTTCGAGATGACCGCCGAACGCGCGCGGTCATTTCTCGGCGAGGAGTGA
- a CDS encoding SAVED domain-containing protein — MTQAVTVRRDGDTFQARIFWLHAARLLDPQSPVTRVGFETGPKSFDDIWVEYDPARSALDQYGDPLRREHMQCKWHVTPDSYGYSHLVDPEFINANARSLLQRAREAQLAYAPAGIGVRFKLVTNWRLDRADPLREMVGNRSGAMRLDRLYGSLTDNSKAGAVRKAWREHLDIDEEELRLLARTLAFGEATDTLDALRDHLDILFGLVGLRRIPANQSAFPYDDVVFQWMAQGRLNFDRAAFRAICAREDLLGPAQSARRVYGIKSFEHAFDRLEERCHSVLDLIPAFDERYIRSDSDWETILYPALRTFLLAAAKDPPRLRLALDAHVTLAFAAGSIINIKSGRQVELEQRSTSRRVWAADDAISDPSWPPLIAESIELRPNQPDLAVALGLTHDVSADVRRYCEAKLPDVGRLLILKPSTGSGAQAVACGRHAFELADGAIDAVRSARAEGTRLTHLFIAAPNAFTFFLGQRQTALGSVRLYEFDFDGGRGRSYAPALTLPLAPPTKKAI; from the coding sequence ATGACCCAAGCGGTGACTGTCCGGCGCGACGGCGATACCTTTCAGGCGCGAATCTTCTGGCTGCACGCCGCTCGCCTGCTCGATCCCCAAAGCCCGGTCACGCGGGTGGGCTTCGAGACCGGTCCGAAGAGCTTCGACGACATCTGGGTCGAATACGATCCGGCACGTAGCGCGCTCGATCAGTATGGCGACCCACTGCGGCGCGAGCACATGCAGTGCAAATGGCACGTGACGCCGGACAGCTACGGCTATTCCCATCTCGTCGATCCTGAATTTATCAATGCCAATGCGCGCTCGCTCTTGCAGCGGGCGCGCGAGGCGCAACTCGCCTACGCCCCCGCAGGGATCGGCGTCCGGTTCAAATTGGTGACGAATTGGCGCCTCGACCGCGCAGATCCTTTGCGCGAGATGGTCGGCAATCGCTCCGGCGCAATGCGCCTCGACCGGCTCTACGGCTCGCTGACGGACAACAGCAAGGCGGGCGCGGTGCGCAAGGCTTGGCGCGAGCATCTGGATATCGACGAAGAGGAGCTTCGGCTCCTAGCGCGTACACTCGCGTTCGGCGAGGCGACCGACACGCTCGACGCCCTGCGTGATCATCTCGACATCCTGTTCGGCTTGGTCGGGCTGCGCCGCATTCCCGCGAACCAGAGCGCGTTTCCCTATGACGACGTCGTCTTTCAGTGGATGGCGCAGGGGCGCCTCAATTTCGATCGCGCGGCCTTCCGAGCGATCTGCGCGCGCGAGGACCTGCTCGGCCCAGCACAGAGCGCGCGGCGCGTTTATGGCATAAAATCCTTCGAGCACGCCTTCGATAGGCTTGAGGAACGCTGTCACTCGGTCCTCGACCTTATCCCGGCCTTCGACGAACGCTACATCCGCAGCGACAGTGATTGGGAGACTATCCTCTATCCCGCGCTTCGGACCTTTCTGCTGGCGGCGGCCAAAGATCCCCCTCGCCTGCGGCTCGCGCTCGACGCTCATGTCACCTTGGCCTTTGCCGCCGGTTCGATCATCAACATCAAGTCGGGCCGCCAGGTCGAACTGGAGCAGCGCAGCACGAGCCGGCGCGTTTGGGCTGCCGACGATGCGATCTCCGATCCAAGCTGGCCGCCCCTCATCGCGGAGTCCATAGAGCTCCGTCCGAATCAGCCGGACCTCGCCGTCGCGCTCGGTCTGACACATGACGTCTCGGCGGACGTGCGGCGGTACTGCGAAGCAAAGCTTCCCGACGTGGGGCGGTTACTGATCCTGAAGCCGAGCACCGGCTCCGGCGCCCAGGCCGTTGCGTGCGGGCGGCACGCGTTCGAGCTCGCTGACGGGGCGATCGACGCAGTCCGTTCTGCAAGGGCCGAGGGGACACGACTTACGCATCTGTTCATCGCCGCACCCAACGCCTTCACCTTCTTTCTCGGTCAGCGCCAGACGGCCCTCGGCTCCGTCCGCCTGTACGAGTTCGATTTCGATGGCGGACGAGGCCGTTCCTATGCGCCCGCACTCACGTTGCCTTTAGCTCCTCCCACGAAAAAAGCGATTTAG
- a CDS encoding class I SAM-dependent DNA methyltransferase, translating into MNAVEIEEAISALAERPFDGGEFPFAFLQAFGNKETTIKKLRAGASNSSDLGGVLQRNHIHIAVCAPGAVTKTLAALKASPATAKAKARFTLATDGADFEAEELDTGETVACAYADFPDHFGFFLPLAGITTVKQVRESSFDIRATSRMNRLYVELLKDNPDWGTAARRHDMNHFMVRLIFCFFAERTDIFHGIGLFTDTIARMSAKDSSDTHKVIGELFLSMNTKREDRASVGIPRWADAFPYVNGELFSGSVDTPRFSKIARAYLLHIGSLDWTKINPDIFGSMIQAVAEDEERGALGMHYTSVPNILKVLNPLFLDDLRARLAEADDNPRKLLNLRNRMAKIRVFDPACGSGNFLVIAYKAMREIEAEINRRRGEADRRTDIPLTNFRGIELRDFPAEVARLALIIAEFQCDVLYRGQKEALQDFLPLDAQNWITCGNALRLDWLSICPPTGTGVKLQADDLFSTPLDQAQIDFENQGGETYICGNPQFKGARKQSRDQKNDLSLLFHGNIDYKDCDYVVGWFIKASEYSTTCGAPFAFVATNSIAQGEQVAHLWSRLYAKNLHIFFAHRTFLWRNNASNNAGVHCVIVGVSNRASGAKFIYEADTAREVNCIGPYLIPGDEIFVEAADSPVSSDLPRMISGNMARDGGNLILSRDDTEALLSAHPQAVSLIKKLVGTKEINQGSKRYCLWITDKDVQRAKDIPEVARRIEQVKKERTASTAKTTRGYANIPHKFAQRCHRDESCIGIPKTITGNDAYLTPDVFGSDAVISDLAFVIYPMDMVAFSIISSSLHLIWSKTVAGGMRDGLRYSSQLAYHTFPIHRLTEKNKADLSRCAENILLAREANFPATIAYLYDPENLPDDLRAAHERNDEVLERIYIGRRFRNDTERLEKLFELYTKMIASPGAAAKKKKTEVSA; encoded by the coding sequence ATGAACGCCGTCGAGATTGAAGAAGCCATATCGGCCCTGGCCGAGCGGCCGTTCGACGGCGGCGAGTTCCCGTTCGCTTTCCTGCAAGCCTTCGGCAATAAGGAAACGACGATCAAGAAGCTGCGGGCAGGCGCGTCGAATAGCTCCGACCTGGGCGGCGTCCTGCAACGGAACCATATTCATATCGCCGTCTGCGCGCCGGGCGCGGTCACCAAGACCTTGGCAGCGCTGAAAGCCAGCCCGGCCACTGCGAAGGCAAAGGCGCGTTTCACCCTCGCGACCGACGGCGCAGACTTTGAGGCGGAGGAGTTGGACACCGGCGAAACCGTCGCCTGCGCCTATGCCGACTTCCCCGATCATTTCGGTTTTTTCCTGCCTCTCGCCGGCATCACCACCGTCAAGCAGGTCCGCGAAAGCTCTTTCGACATCCGCGCCACGAGCCGCATGAACCGGCTCTATGTCGAGCTTCTGAAAGACAACCCCGATTGGGGCACCGCCGCGCGCCGTCATGACATGAACCATTTCATGGTGCGGCTGATCTTCTGCTTCTTCGCCGAACGCACCGACATCTTCCACGGTATCGGCCTGTTCACCGACACCATCGCTCGGATGAGCGCCAAGGACTCGTCGGACACCCATAAGGTGATCGGCGAATTGTTCCTCTCCATGAACACCAAGCGGGAGGACCGAGCGAGCGTCGGCATTCCCCGATGGGCCGACGCCTTTCCCTACGTGAATGGCGAACTGTTCTCCGGTAGCGTGGACACGCCGCGATTCAGCAAGATCGCCCGCGCCTATCTTCTCCATATCGGCAGTCTCGACTGGACGAAGATCAATCCGGATATCTTCGGGTCGATGATCCAGGCCGTCGCCGAGGACGAGGAACGGGGCGCGCTCGGCATGCACTACACGTCCGTGCCGAACATCCTGAAAGTCCTCAATCCGCTGTTTCTCGACGATCTGCGCGCCCGGCTTGCGGAAGCGGACGACAATCCCCGCAAACTGCTGAACCTCCGCAATCGCATGGCGAAAATCAGGGTCTTCGATCCGGCCTGCGGTTCCGGCAACTTCCTTGTCATCGCCTACAAGGCCATGCGGGAGATCGAGGCTGAGATCAACAGGCGGCGCGGCGAGGCCGACCGGCGCACGGATATCCCGCTCACCAACTTTCGCGGCATCGAGTTACGCGACTTCCCGGCCGAGGTTGCGCGCCTTGCCCTCATCATCGCCGAGTTTCAATGCGATGTCCTCTATCGCGGGCAGAAGGAAGCCTTGCAGGACTTCCTGCCGCTCGACGCACAGAACTGGATCACCTGCGGCAATGCTCTGCGGCTCGACTGGCTGAGCATCTGCCCGCCGACCGGAACGGGCGTGAAGCTACAAGCGGATGACCTGTTCAGCACGCCGCTCGATCAGGCGCAGATCGATTTCGAGAACCAAGGGGGCGAGACTTACATTTGCGGCAATCCTCAGTTCAAAGGAGCGCGAAAGCAAAGTCGGGATCAAAAAAATGACCTCTCGCTCCTGTTCCACGGAAATATCGATTACAAGGACTGCGACTATGTAGTTGGCTGGTTCATCAAAGCGTCAGAGTATTCGACAACTTGCGGAGCCCCGTTTGCCTTCGTCGCCACGAACTCGATTGCGCAAGGGGAACAGGTCGCACATCTGTGGTCGCGACTGTACGCAAAGAACTTACATATTTTCTTTGCTCATCGAACGTTCTTGTGGCGGAATAATGCATCGAATAACGCCGGTGTGCACTGTGTAATAGTCGGCGTGAGCAATAGAGCTTCCGGAGCGAAGTTCATTTACGAAGCTGATACGGCTCGTGAAGTCAATTGTATTGGGCCTTACTTAATCCCTGGCGATGAAATCTTCGTCGAAGCCGCAGACTCGCCGGTGTCGTCCGATTTGCCTCGTATGATTAGCGGCAATATGGCTCGTGATGGCGGCAATCTGATTTTGTCCCGGGACGATACTGAGGCGCTGCTATCGGCCCATCCGCAAGCGGTCTCGCTCATCAAGAAGCTTGTCGGAACGAAAGAGATAAATCAGGGCAGCAAAAGATACTGTCTCTGGATAACAGATAAGGATGTTCAGCGAGCTAAGGATATTCCTGAAGTCGCACGGCGAATTGAACAAGTGAAAAAAGAGCGAACCGCATCTACTGCAAAGACGACCCGCGGCTACGCGAACATCCCCCATAAATTTGCACAGAGATGTCACCGAGACGAGTCTTGCATCGGTATTCCCAAAACGATCACTGGAAACGACGCATATTTGACGCCGGATGTATTCGGATCAGATGCCGTCATTAGCGACCTTGCCTTTGTAATATATCCTATGGACATGGTTGCTTTTTCTATCATCTCAAGCTCTCTGCACCTCATCTGGTCAAAGACGGTAGCAGGCGGAATGCGAGACGGGCTCAGATACTCATCTCAGCTGGCCTATCATACCTTTCCAATCCACAGGCTCACGGAAAAAAACAAGGCCGACCTCAGCCGCTGCGCCGAGAACATCCTGCTGGCGCGCGAGGCGAATTTCCCCGCAACTATCGCCTACCTCTATGACCCGGAGAATTTGCCGGACGATCTGCGCGCGGCGCACGAGCGCAACGACGAAGTGCTTGAGCGAATCTATATTGGCCGTCGTTTCCGCAATGACACGGAGCGCTTGGAAAAACTGTTTGAGCTTTACACCAAGATGATCGCGTCGCCGGGAGCCGCGGCGAAGAAGAAAAAGACGGAGGTAAGCGCGTGA
- a CDS encoding ImmA/IrrE family metallo-endopeptidase: MKNLQLGARTVADIDAQVAKVLRGLGNPEPPIDLAVVRDLLRLDRYYYSTTDDGLLSETISRLKVAGLQVLLRPTLLKEAVRSLSLKALYLPDQKRILIDKDLPKLKHRWNEAHEVGHDIIPWHEGMMLGDTEQTLTPTCHAIMEAEANYAAGQLLFLAERFRSDACDSEPSLGHIRQLSERFGNTMTSTLWRFIEQGHRGRPMVALVTGHPHQIKRKADFDPANPCRYCVQSPAFVQRFGGLGEVDLFRVVTSYAGAQRGGGLGAKEVILADASDERHLFKFETFFNGHEALTLGHWLRATPKPAV, from the coding sequence GTGAAGAATCTCCAGCTTGGCGCCCGTACTGTTGCTGACATCGACGCACAGGTTGCCAAGGTCCTGCGGGGCCTTGGCAACCCCGAGCCGCCGATTGATCTCGCAGTCGTGCGCGACTTGCTTCGACTTGATCGATACTATTACAGCACGACAGATGATGGTCTGCTAAGTGAGACGATTAGCCGGTTGAAAGTTGCTGGACTTCAGGTTCTCCTGCGGCCCACCTTGCTCAAGGAAGCCGTTCGGAGCCTGAGTCTTAAGGCGCTTTACTTGCCCGATCAAAAGCGGATTCTTATCGACAAGGATCTCCCGAAACTCAAGCATCGTTGGAACGAAGCCCACGAGGTCGGGCACGATATCATCCCCTGGCATGAAGGCATGATGCTCGGGGACACCGAACAAACGCTCACTCCGACCTGCCACGCAATCATGGAGGCCGAAGCAAACTACGCCGCCGGCCAACTTCTCTTCCTCGCGGAGAGGTTCCGCTCAGACGCCTGCGATTCCGAGCCATCTCTTGGGCACATTCGACAGCTCAGCGAGCGCTTCGGCAACACAATGACTTCGACACTCTGGCGGTTCATCGAACAGGGACATCGCGGCCGGCCGATGGTCGCCCTTGTGACCGGACATCCGCACCAGATCAAGCGAAAGGCAGACTTCGACCCTGCAAATCCTTGTCGCTATTGCGTGCAATCGCCAGCATTCGTCCAACGTTTCGGTGGGTTAGGCGAAGTGGATTTGTTTCGCGTCGTAACGAGCTATGCCGGCGCACAGCGCGGCGGAGGTCTCGGGGCGAAAGAGGTCATTCTTGCCGATGCCTCTGACGAGCGGCACCTCTTCAAATTCGAGACGTTCTTTAATGGGCATGAAGCTTTGACGCTTGGGCACTGGCTTCGAGCAACTCCAAAGCCTGCCGTTTAG
- a CDS encoding DUF2235 domain-containing protein: MKNLIVCCDGTGNEIGENISNVLKLYRVLRKTDKTDPRQIAFYDPGVGTLARPNPWTKLKQDTVTVLGLATGYGLDDNVLKAYRFLINNYEEGDDIFLFGFSRGAYTVRVLAGLIHKVGLLAPQQCNLADAALTAYKQANSTIVERDEQKGPDNTSVDTEDERQAPPAARDDPASQFARIVSTRWPTIKFLGVWDTVASVIVPRPDRFYAFSLQKLSFTQVNPSVKVFRHAIAIDERRRMLRLEPWKETQTFMHNRFSATNNAEPQDSLQVWFAGVHADIGGGYAEKESGLSKFPLLWMIEEAVKYGLTVSRQTVNQLAWGIQRRGSPFSYVAPDIRRDPHQSMTLAWRSLEWIPKADRFKEWKDRRSWLRHYIPSAEPRVIPDGAYIHESVIDRMKAVPAYSPINLPSSCEVIPLPSGSDVLR, translated from the coding sequence ATGAAGAATCTAATCGTCTGTTGCGACGGTACGGGAAACGAGATCGGTGAGAACATTTCGAATGTGCTGAAGCTTTATCGTGTGCTCCGCAAGACGGACAAGACCGATCCCCGGCAAATAGCGTTTTACGATCCCGGTGTCGGTACGCTTGCGCGCCCGAATCCGTGGACCAAGCTCAAACAGGACACGGTCACCGTGCTGGGCCTCGCAACCGGTTATGGTCTCGACGACAACGTTCTCAAAGCTTACCGTTTCCTGATCAACAATTACGAAGAAGGTGACGACATTTTCCTGTTCGGATTTAGTCGCGGCGCCTATACGGTGCGGGTTCTGGCAGGACTTATCCACAAGGTCGGCCTGCTCGCTCCACAACAATGCAATCTAGCCGATGCCGCGCTCACAGCCTACAAACAGGCGAATTCAACGATCGTTGAACGGGATGAGCAAAAAGGCCCGGACAATACATCTGTCGATACGGAAGACGAACGGCAAGCGCCGCCGGCGGCGCGTGATGATCCGGCCTCACAATTCGCGCGGATCGTTTCGACCCGATGGCCTACAATCAAATTTCTTGGCGTTTGGGACACCGTGGCAAGTGTCATCGTGCCACGTCCTGACCGTTTTTATGCTTTCAGTCTCCAAAAGCTGTCGTTCACGCAGGTCAATCCGAGTGTGAAGGTGTTTCGCCACGCCATCGCCATCGACGAGCGGCGCAGGATGCTCCGCCTTGAGCCGTGGAAGGAGACCCAGACGTTTATGCACAATCGCTTCAGTGCGACGAACAATGCCGAGCCGCAGGATTCGCTTCAAGTGTGGTTCGCGGGCGTGCATGCCGATATCGGTGGAGGTTACGCTGAGAAAGAAAGCGGTCTTTCGAAGTTCCCGTTACTCTGGATGATCGAGGAGGCGGTCAAATATGGCCTTACGGTTAGCCGACAAACCGTCAATCAGCTGGCGTGGGGTATTCAACGTAGAGGAAGCCCTTTTAGCTATGTGGCACCCGACATCAGGCGTGATCCACATCAATCGATGACGCTTGCGTGGCGCAGTCTGGAGTGGATACCGAAAGCAGACAGATTCAAAGAATGGAAGGATCGCCGGTCGTGGCTCCGCCACTACATCCCGAGCGCAGAGCCGCGCGTAATTCCTGATGGCGCCTACATTCATGAGTCCGTCATCGATCGTATGAAGGCGGTGCCGGCCTATTCCCCGATCAACCTGCCGTCGAGCTGTGAGGTAATCCCGCTGCCTTCCGGTTCAGATGTATTACGATGA